The Pseudomonas sp. PDM14 genomic interval TCATCCGCTACAACGCCGAACGCGGCCTGTGCGGCCCCGGCGATGTCGACGGCCACGTGGCCAAGCGCCTGTACTGGATGCGCCAAGGCAAGCAGCACACCTCCGAACGGCTGTTCCCCAACGGCCGGGTCATCGAGCTGATCGGCAACCCCATGCCGGGCGGCGGCTTCGTCATGAGTTTCACCGACATCACCGCGTTCCGCGAAGCCGAGCAGGCGCTCAAGGATGCCAATGAAGGCCTGGAACAGCGGGTCGACGAGCGCACCCGCGAGCTGTCGCAACTGAACCAGGCGCTGGGCGATGCCAAGGCCACTTCGGAGGCCGCCAACCAGTCGAAGACGCGCTTCCTCGCCGCCGTCAGCCACGACCTGATGCAGCCACTGAACGCCGCGCGGCTGTTCTCCGCCGCCCTCTCCCACCAGCAGGAAGCGCTGCCGCGCGAAGCCCAGGAACTGGTGCGCCACCTGGACAGCTCGCTGCGTTCGGCCGAAGACCTGATCACCGACCTGCTCGACATCTCGCGCCTGGAGAATGGCCGCATCACCCCGGACCTCAGCGGCTTTGCGCTGGGCAGCTTCTTCGAAACCCTGGGTGCCGAGTTCAAGGTGCTGGCCCTGGAGCAGCGCGTCGACTTCCACCTGCGCTCGAGCAAGCTGCGCATCGAAAGCGACCCTAAGCTACTGCGCCGCGTGCTGCAGAACTTCCTCACCAACGCCTTCCGCTACGCCAAGGGCCGCGTGCTGCTCGGCGTGCGCCGTGAAGGCCAGCACCTGCGCCTGGAAGTCTGGGACCGCGGCCCCGGCATTCCCGAGGACAAGCGCAAGGTGATCTTCGAAGAGTTCAAGCGCCTGGACAGCCATCAGACCCGCGCCGAAAAAGGCCTGGGCCTGGGCCTGGCGATTGCCGACGGCCTCTGCCGGGTACTCGGCCATCGTCTGGAAGTACGCTCCTGGCCGGGCAAGGGCAGCGTGTTCAGCGTCAGCGTGCCACTGGCGCGCCAGCCGGCCGTGGCCGCACCGCGCCTGGTCGCCGAGACCAACGGCCATGCCCTCAGCGGCGCCCACGTGCTGTGCATCGACAACGAGGACAGCATCCTCACCGGCATGCACAGCCTGCTGTCGCGCTGGGGCTGCCAGGTGTGGACCGCGCGCAACCGCCTGGAATGCGAGCACCTGCTCGACGAGGACGTACGCCCGCAACTGGCGCTGATCGACTACCACCTCGACGAAGGCGACACCGGCACCGAGCTGATGGCCTGGCTGCGCACGCGCATGGGCGAACCCCTGCCGGGCGTGGTGATAAGTGCCGACGGGCGCCCGGAGCTGGTCGCCGCGGTACACGCCGCCGGCCTCGACTTCCTCGCCAAGCCGGTCAAGCCGGCCGTATTGCGCGCCCTGCTGAGCCGGCACCTGAGCCTTAATTGAGGCCATCGTGGCGGCTGAACGGGTAGGAGCAGGTGAAACCCGCAGGTGCAGCCGGCCGCAACAGCTCGCAGGTTCACCCGCCCCGCGATAGCCACGCAAAAACATCCATAAAATCGATTATTACAGTGGAGTTTTTGCGCTATTTATCGAAGTCAATTCGATAGATCATGCCTGCCATACCCCAGCGCTGCGGCGCACTGACAGGAGCCTGATCATGATCGATATCCGCCCGTTCGCATCCCTTGGCCATGCCCATCACGGCTGGCTGAATGCGCGTCACCACTTTTCCTTCGCCAGCTACCACGACGCCCAACGCAACAACTGGGGTCAGTTGCGCGTGTGGAACGATGACGAGATCGCCGCCAACTCCGGCTTCCCGCCGCACCCGCACCACGACATGGAAATCATCACCTACGTCCGTGAAGGCGCGATCACCCATCGCGACAACCTGGGCAACGAAGGCCGCACCGAAGCGGGCGACGTCCAGGTGATGAGCGCCGGCACCGGCATCGCCCATTCCGAGTACAACCTCGAGGACGTGACCACCAAGATCTTCCAGATCTGGATCATGCCCAACCAGAACGGCAAGGCGCCGTCCTGGGGAGCCAAGCCGTTTCCCAAGGGCGAACGTGCCGGGCAGTTCGTGGTGCTCGCCAGTGGCCACGAGGACGATGGTGACGCCCTGCCCATCCGCGCCGATGCGCGCCTGGTCGCGGCGACGCTGAAGGCCGGGCAAAGCGCCGAGTACCCCTTGGGCCGTGCGCGCAAGGGTTACCTGGTGGCCGCCAAGGGCGAGATCGAGGTCAATGGCGTGCATGCCGCCGAGCGCGATGGCGTGGCCATCGCCCAGGAAGAGGTGGTGCGCATCACTGCGCTGCAGGACAGCGAAGTGATCCTGGTCGACGTCGCCTGAGGCAGGCATGTGCACGGTGCACCGCAGGGTGCATCGTGCACACCGGCCATCTACCCACACCTCTCATGTTGCACCCTACCAATCAGCTACGCGCTGCGTGCGCTAGCCGCACCAGAATCCGTGCTGGGTGCTGCCTATGAATAGCTGAGCTCGAACGCTTAATCGCTGCTTTCTTCATCCAGCAACGGCACACCCGCGGCCCGCTCCAGCAGGTCGGCAGGCAGGCTCTTGCTCGCCCGCGCGCCGAGCAGTTTGAGGTTCTCGACCCGGTTGATCAGGTTGCCGCGGCCTTCGCAGAGTTTGTTGCGCGCCGCGTCGTAGGCCTTGTCCAGCTGCTTGAGGCGGCTGCCCACTTCGTCCAGGTCGCCGATGAAGGCGACGAACTTGTCGTACAGCTGCCCGGCGCGCTCGGCGATGTCGCGCGCGTTCTGGCTCTGCCGCTCCTGCCGCCACAGGCTGTCGATCACCCGCAGGGTGGCCAGCAGCGTGGTCGGGCTGACGATCACCACGTTCTGCTCGAAGGCATCCTGGAACAGGTTCTGGTCGGCCTGCAGGGCCGCGGCGAACGCCGCCTCTATCGGCACGAAGAGCAGCACGAAATCCAGGCTGTGCAACCCGTCCAGGCGCTTGTAGTCCTTGCCGGACAAACCCTTGAGGTGGCTGCGCAGGGACAGCAGGTGCTGCTTCAGTGCCTGCTGGCGGATCACCTCGTCGTCGGCCGCGACGTATTGCTGGTAGGCGGTGAGGCTGACCTTGGCGTCGATGATCACCTGCTTGTCGCCCGGCAGCTGGATCAGCACGTCCGGCTGGAAGCGCTCGCCGTCGGCACCCTTGAGGCTGACCTGGGTTTCGTATTCGCGGCCCTTCTCCAGCCCGGCATGCTCCAGCACCCGCTCCAGCACCAGCTCGCCCCAGTTGCCCTGGGTCTTCTGGCCTTTCAGTGCGCGGGTCAGGTTGGTCGCCTCCTCGCCCAGGCGCTGGTTGAGCTGCTGCAGGCGCTCCAGCTCCTTGGCCAGGGAGAAGCGCTCGCGCGCCTCATTCTGGTAGCTCTCCTCGACGCGTTTCTCGAACGACTGGATGCGCTCCTTCAGCGGGTCGAGCAACTGGCCGAGGCGCAGCTGGCTGCTTTCGGCGAAGCGCTGCTCGCGCTCGTCGAAGATCTTGCCGGCCAGTTCGGCGAATTGCGCGCGCAGCTCGTCGCGGGCGTTCTGCAGATCGCTCAGGCGCTGCTGGTGGTTTTCCTGCTGCTCGCGCA includes:
- the rmuC gene encoding DNA recombination protein RmuC, yielding MLEERLSTARLAQDGLSAQLDGSLDELRELQQDSARQQAELAAARRESELLAVERETAREAAQQWGREREQKENELRRLEAQGAGLSAELREQQENHQQRLSDLQNARDELRAQFAELAGKIFDEREQRFAESSQLRLGQLLDPLKERIQSFEKRVEESYQNEARERFSLAKELERLQQLNQRLGEEATNLTRALKGQKTQGNWGELVLERVLEHAGLEKGREYETQVSLKGADGERFQPDVLIQLPGDKQVIIDAKVSLTAYQQYVAADDEVIRQQALKQHLLSLRSHLKGLSGKDYKRLDGLHSLDFVLLFVPIEAAFAAALQADQNLFQDAFEQNVVIVSPTTLLATLRVIDSLWRQERQSQNARDIAERAGQLYDKFVAFIGDLDEVGSRLKQLDKAYDAARNKLCEGRGNLINRVENLKLLGARASKSLPADLLERAAGVPLLDEESSD
- a CDS encoding pirin family protein, with amino-acid sequence MIDIRPFASLGHAHHGWLNARHHFSFASYHDAQRNNWGQLRVWNDDEIAANSGFPPHPHHDMEIITYVREGAITHRDNLGNEGRTEAGDVQVMSAGTGIAHSEYNLEDVTTKIFQIWIMPNQNGKAPSWGAKPFPKGERAGQFVVLASGHEDDGDALPIRADARLVAATLKAGQSAEYPLGRARKGYLVAAKGEIEVNGVHAAERDGVAIAQEEVVRITALQDSEVILVDVA